A genome region from Camelina sativa cultivar DH55 chromosome 10, Cs, whole genome shotgun sequence includes the following:
- the LOC109126904 gene encoding LOW QUALITY PROTEIN: uncharacterized protein LOC109126904 (The sequence of the model RefSeq protein was modified relative to this genomic sequence to represent the inferred CDS: substituted 1 base at 1 genomic stop codon) has translation MFSISVHSHGGLGSSCRRSCIIRAPLSRSRLLFAWTSPYSPIRRHENQRXSHRCSHTHLLRRLHDLDPRCQSPHHNRLIF, from the exons ATGTTTAGTATTTCAG TTCACAGCCATGGCGGATTGGGCTCCAGTTGTCGTCGGAGTTGTATTATTCGTGCTCCTCTCTCCAGGTCTCGTCTTCTCTTTGCCTGGACATCACCATACTCTCCAATTCGGCGGCATGAAAACCAACGGTAAAGCCATCGCTGTTCACACACTCATCTTCTTCGCCGCTTACACGATCTTGATCCTCGCTGTCAATCTCCACATCACAACCGGCTAATTTTTTAG
- the LOC109126785 gene encoding uncharacterized protein LOC109126785 — MSADWGPVIVAVALFILLSPGLLFQLPARTRVMEFGNMSTSGISILVHAIIYFCILTILIIAIQIHIHF; from the coding sequence ATGAGTGCAGACTGGGGACCCGTGATAGTAGCAGTGGCTCTGTTCATCCTACTGTCACCAGGATTACTCTTTCAGCTACCGGCAAGAACAAGAGTGATGGAGTTTGGGAACATGAGCACAAGCGGGATTTCGATTTTGGTCCACGCCATTATATACTTCTGTATACTCACTATCTTGATCATTGCCATACAAATCCACATCCATTTCTGA
- the LOC104720670 gene encoding glutathione S-transferase T3-like: MSSYNPFSQSSSYLELLNSQGESLNQENSPYESFPPPGDNGAYEIPPWSSQQSQDVPLSQETPVRKDRKKWNPADDEILISVWLNTSKDPIIANQQKGGSFWQRVIKYYAESPHSIVNGEQGLNINCKQRWFKVNEFTNKFCGAYAAAERLNSSGHSENDV, translated from the coding sequence ATGAGTTCTTACAATCCATTCAGTCAGTCCTCTAGTTATTTAGAGCTTCTCAACAGTCAAGGAGAGTCACTTAACCAAGAAAACTCTCCTTATGAGAGTTTTCCACCACCTGGCGACAATGGTGCTTATGAAATACCTCCTTGGAGCTCTCAACAATCCCAGGATGTACCACTTTCTCAAGAGACACCTGTCAGGAAGGATAGGAAGAAATGGAATCCGGCTGACGATGAAATTCTTATCAGTGTGTGGCTGAACACTTCAAAGGACCCGATTattgcaaatcaacaaaaaggAGGAAGCTTTTGGCAAAGGGTTATAAAATACTATGCAGAGTCTCCTCATTCTATAGTCAATGGTGAACAGGGGCTGAACATAAACTGTAAGCAGAGGTGGTTCAAGGTCAATGAGTTCACTAACAAGTTTTGTGGGGCTTATGCAGCTGCAGAGAGACTAAACAGTAGTGGACACTCTGAGAACGATGTGTGA